A window of the Cystobacter fuscus DSM 2262 genome harbors these coding sequences:
- a CDS encoding sensor histidine kinase, translating into MKSSPSIRVYRAGFLFAVMLLSAVAAFFLWTEVRTSHEVAARFQESLDRAGLIGRIRVDAISLESAIEAHIRASNDEERQAANEVMEDILADVRDATLAYTRGLPKGERLVVWERFNMACTRLAEQVRAAAVLSNRQEAERARHHLVEQVRPLAEEIDGLAGHLNRENAEEGRQLLDHLAALRTRNLAFGGAVTLLAMLVSLSVVWRITSVIKRQGKTIQAQMEELDRRNQELDAFTRRVAHDLMGPLSPLKGYLTLLRRSGAVKEPQALELVSLCESSAVRMGELIEALLRFCRAGTRGEPVVGELDTAVSTLLLEVSQTAAAQGVALERELSSGVKVMCPSQLLQIIAQNLLSNAVKYTAGRSDARVSVRVAREGGEAVFEVVDNGMGMSEDTQGKLFQPFFRSPETRGIPGHGLGLATTRRLVEAHEGSLQLRSAPGEGTRVTVRFPLVAEAAPVAQRGAA; encoded by the coding sequence GTGAAGTCCTCTCCTTCGATCCGGGTCTACCGCGCGGGCTTCCTGTTCGCGGTGATGTTGCTGTCGGCCGTGGCTGCCTTCTTCCTCTGGACGGAGGTTCGCACGAGCCATGAGGTGGCCGCGCGCTTCCAGGAGTCGTTGGACCGGGCGGGACTCATCGGCCGCATCCGTGTGGACGCCATTTCACTGGAGTCCGCCATCGAGGCCCACATCCGGGCCAGCAACGACGAGGAGCGCCAGGCGGCCAACGAGGTGATGGAGGACATCCTCGCGGACGTGCGTGACGCGACGCTCGCGTACACGCGCGGCCTGCCCAAGGGAGAACGCCTCGTCGTGTGGGAGCGCTTCAACATGGCGTGCACGCGCCTGGCCGAGCAGGTGCGGGCCGCGGCGGTGCTCTCCAATCGTCAGGAGGCGGAGCGGGCCCGGCACCATCTGGTGGAACAGGTGCGTCCCCTGGCCGAGGAGATCGACGGACTGGCGGGCCATCTCAACCGGGAGAACGCGGAGGAGGGCCGCCAGTTGCTCGACCATCTGGCGGCGCTGCGCACGCGCAACCTGGCCTTCGGCGGCGCGGTGACGCTGCTGGCGATGCTGGTGTCCCTGTCGGTGGTCTGGCGCATCACCTCGGTCATCAAGCGGCAGGGCAAGACGATCCAGGCGCAGATGGAGGAGCTGGACCGGCGCAACCAGGAGCTGGACGCCTTCACGCGGCGCGTGGCGCACGACCTGATGGGCCCGCTGTCGCCGCTCAAGGGCTACCTGACGCTCTTGCGCCGCTCGGGCGCGGTGAAGGAGCCGCAGGCGCTGGAGCTCGTGTCGCTGTGCGAGTCGAGCGCGGTGCGCATGGGCGAGCTCATCGAGGCGCTCTTGCGCTTCTGCCGCGCGGGCACCCGGGGCGAGCCCGTGGTGGGCGAGCTGGACACGGCGGTGAGCACGCTCCTGTTGGAGGTGAGCCAGACGGCGGCGGCGCAGGGCGTGGCCCTGGAGCGCGAGTTGAGTTCTGGCGTGAAGGTGATGTGCCCCTCGCAGCTCTTGCAGATCATCGCGCAGAACCTGCTATCCAACGCGGTGAAGTACACGGCGGGCCGGTCCGACGCGCGGGTGAGCGTGCGGGTGGCGCGTGAGGGAGGCGAGGCGGTGTTCGAGGTCGTCGACAATGGCATGGGCATGAGCGAGGACACCCAGGGCAAGCTCTTCCAGCCCTTCTTCCGCTCGCCGGAGACGCGGGGCATTCCCGGGCACGGGTTGGGCCTGGCGACCACCCGGCGTCTGGTGGAGGCGCACGAGGGCTCGTTGCAACTGCGCTCGGCGCCGGGCGAGGGCACCCGGGTGACGGTGCGCTTTCCCCTCGTGGCCGAGGCGGCGCCCGTGGCCCAGCGAGGAGCGGCCTAG